In Brachypodium distachyon strain Bd21 chromosome 2, Brachypodium_distachyon_v3.0, whole genome shotgun sequence, one genomic interval encodes:
- the LOC104582746 gene encoding uncharacterized protein LOC104582746 isoform X6 — MRCDAKEMAASAWPRVRRCMAAGGAHAWAAGRVPPACGRRRGGKIHTAVVLYNYYHRKLSPQLAFADANQFFMCASLPVGEDLLTFLYAVHECENNSGEDVLYATDKAAMEACEIAEALDASKHFPDMSSWPIAKVAVLLLNPTRKKCLIEYSSDTKGVWSIIEKEFDAAASNSQSCNQSAGQESMNKGTFGALDGPYMLQQLAFTEVERRTDQFILGVQMDKKKRQKQSICGDIIPDVFSTKAPSFDPVMENSANLEGQNMGVSEKSGGITENKNDQMYDSLQSIQKIRNDLLRKQHILEERSAQCEMDIQTILSEGKMTPSVISIIDKYKKTSSNMAEVANSSCYGDGGQTLTKRMRLREALRLRNKCHELDEICRGSNWILPRYSVIPSVADGMFNACVHLRGLDFDMRINGGRRMTPYEARCSAAANMIIELRKRAEEE; from the exons ATGCGATGCGATGCGAAAGAgatggcggcgtcggcgtggCCTCGCGTTCGGCGATGCATGGCCGCAGGGGGGGCGCACGCCTGGGCGGCGGGCCGCGTCCCCCCCGCGTGCGGTCGACGGCGCGGAGGCAAG ATTCACACAGCTGTTGTTCTGTACAATTACTACCACAGAAAGCTGTCTCCCCAGCTTGCTTTCGCTGATGCCAACCAATTTTTTATGTGCGCTTCTCTCCCTGTTGGAGAAGATTTGCTCACGTTCTTGTATGCGGTCCATGAGTGTGAAAATAATTCTGGGGAGGATGTGCTCTATGCTACCGACAAAGCAGCCATGGAAGCTTGTGAGATTGCTGAAGCACTCGATGCAAGTAAACATTTTCCAGACATGTCATCGTGGCCAATAGCGAAAGTTGCTGTGCTTCTTCTCAAcccaacaagaaaaaaatgtttgattGAGTACAGTTCTGATACCAAAGGTGTTTGGTCAATTATCGAGAAGGAATTTGATGCAGCAGCTAGTAATTCACAAAGTTGCAACCAGTCAGCAGGCCAGGAATCGATGAATAAAGGGACCTTTGGTGCTTTGGATGGTCCATATATGCTTCAGCAATTAGCGTTTACAGAGGTGGAGCGTAGAACAG ATCAGTTCATTTTAGGTGTTCAAAtggacaagaaaaaaagacagaaGCAGTCTATATGTGGTGACATTATCCCAGATGTATTCTCAACAAAG GCTCCAAGTTTTGACCCTGTAATGGAGAACAGTGCTAATTTGGAAGGTCAAAACATGGGGGTTTCAGAAAAATCAG GAGGCATCACGGAGAACAAGAATGACCAGATGTATGATTCACTACAATCAATTCAGAAAATACGGAATGATCTT CTTCGCAAGCAACACATACTTGAAGAACGTAGTGCCCAATGTGAGATGGACATTCAAACAATCCTGAGTG AAGGGAAAATGACACCATCTGTGATATCAATAATAGACAAATATAAGAAAACTAGCTCAAATATGGCGGAAGTTGCCAATTCATCTTGCTATGGAGATGGTGGTCAAACCTTGACAAAGAGGATGAGATTGAGGGAGGCACTCCGCCTACGCAATAAATGCCAT GAGCTAGATGAGATATGTCGTGGCAGCAACTGGATACTCCCCAGATATTCAGTAATACCTTCCGTAGCAGATG GAATGTTCAACGCTTGTGTACATCTTAGGGGCTTGGATTTTGACATGAGAATCAACGGCGGTCGTCGTATGACCCCGTACGAAGCAAGGTGCTCCGCGGCTGCCAATATGATAATCGAGCTTCGGAAGAGGGCAGAGGAAGAATAG
- the LOC104582746 gene encoding uncharacterized protein LOC104582746 isoform X4: MRCDAKEMAASAWPRVRRCMAAGGAHAWAAGRVPPACGRRRGGKIHTAVVLYNYYHRKLSPQLAFADANQFFMCASLPVGEDLLTFLYAVHECENNSGEDVLYATDKAAMEACEIAEALDASKHFPDMSSWPIAKVAVLLLNPTRKKCLIEYSSDTKGVWSIIEKEFDAAASNSQSCNQSAGQESMNKGTFGALDGPYMLQQLAFTEVERRTDLTYSLSTKRTTTKLFVMEYEQTMKSNHVEKPLEELICRKWPSDSALNEQSCQHGNVEEQANSKSKMQKRTTKMSTPKQNRQAIKSIDTNSNNNCSTSKHRKNNKRIYKASRNTTSVNMEDQDDESPLRQKYSLIVVDAETSKLATKSRNTKEIAGGTSGGNIVIQTCVQMDKKKRQKQSICGDIIPDVFSTKAPSFDPVMENSANLEGQNMGVSEKSGGITENKNDQMYDSLQSIQKIRNDLLRKQHILEERSAQCEMDIQTILSEGKMTPSVISIIDKYKKTSSNMAEVANSSCYGDGGQTLTKRMRLREALRLRNKCHELDEICRGSNWILPRYSVIPSVADGMFNACVHLRGLDFDMRINGGRRMTPYEARCSAAANMIIELRKRAEEE, encoded by the exons ATGCGATGCGATGCGAAAGAgatggcggcgtcggcgtggCCTCGCGTTCGGCGATGCATGGCCGCAGGGGGGGCGCACGCCTGGGCGGCGGGCCGCGTCCCCCCCGCGTGCGGTCGACGGCGCGGAGGCAAG ATTCACACAGCTGTTGTTCTGTACAATTACTACCACAGAAAGCTGTCTCCCCAGCTTGCTTTCGCTGATGCCAACCAATTTTTTATGTGCGCTTCTCTCCCTGTTGGAGAAGATTTGCTCACGTTCTTGTATGCGGTCCATGAGTGTGAAAATAATTCTGGGGAGGATGTGCTCTATGCTACCGACAAAGCAGCCATGGAAGCTTGTGAGATTGCTGAAGCACTCGATGCAAGTAAACATTTTCCAGACATGTCATCGTGGCCAATAGCGAAAGTTGCTGTGCTTCTTCTCAAcccaacaagaaaaaaatgtttgattGAGTACAGTTCTGATACCAAAGGTGTTTGGTCAATTATCGAGAAGGAATTTGATGCAGCAGCTAGTAATTCACAAAGTTGCAACCAGTCAGCAGGCCAGGAATCGATGAATAAAGGGACCTTTGGTGCTTTGGATGGTCCATATATGCTTCAGCAATTAGCGTTTACAGAGGTGGAGCGTAGAACAG ATTTGACATACTCATTGAGTACAAAAAGGACGACAACCAAGTTATTCGTCATGGAGTACGAACAAACCATGAAAAGCAACCATGTGGAAAAGCCTCTAGAAGAGTTGATTTGCAG GAAGTGGCCTTCTGATTCTGCACTAAACGAACAATCATGTCAACATGGAAATGTGGAAGAGCAAGCGAATAGCAAGTCTAAGATGCAAAAACGAACTACGAAAATGTCTACACCAAAGCAAAACAGACAGGCAATAAAATCAATTGATACCAATAGCAACAACAACTGCAGCACCAGCAAGCACaggaaaaacaacaaaagaatatATAAAGCCTCTAGGAATACAACTTCTGTCAACATGGAGGATCAGGATGATGAGAGCCCATTGAGACAAAAGTATTCACTCATTGTTGTTGATGCAGAAACTTCAAAACTAGCGACTAAGTCTAGAAATACAAAAGAAATAGCAGGAGGAACAAGCGGAGGAAATATAGTTATACAAACCT GTGTTCAAAtggacaagaaaaaaagacagaaGCAGTCTATATGTGGTGACATTATCCCAGATGTATTCTCAACAAAG GCTCCAAGTTTTGACCCTGTAATGGAGAACAGTGCTAATTTGGAAGGTCAAAACATGGGGGTTTCAGAAAAATCAG GAGGCATCACGGAGAACAAGAATGACCAGATGTATGATTCACTACAATCAATTCAGAAAATACGGAATGATCTT CTTCGCAAGCAACACATACTTGAAGAACGTAGTGCCCAATGTGAGATGGACATTCAAACAATCCTGAGTG AAGGGAAAATGACACCATCTGTGATATCAATAATAGACAAATATAAGAAAACTAGCTCAAATATGGCGGAAGTTGCCAATTCATCTTGCTATGGAGATGGTGGTCAAACCTTGACAAAGAGGATGAGATTGAGGGAGGCACTCCGCCTACGCAATAAATGCCAT GAGCTAGATGAGATATGTCGTGGCAGCAACTGGATACTCCCCAGATATTCAGTAATACCTTCCGTAGCAGATG GAATGTTCAACGCTTGTGTACATCTTAGGGGCTTGGATTTTGACATGAGAATCAACGGCGGTCGTCGTATGACCCCGTACGAAGCAAGGTGCTCCGCGGCTGCCAATATGATAATCGAGCTTCGGAAGAGGGCAGAGGAAGAATAG
- the LOC104582746 gene encoding uncharacterized protein LOC104582746 isoform X3 gives MRCDAKEMAASAWPRVRRCMAAGGAHAWAAGRVPPACGRRRGGKIHTAVVLYNYYHRKLSPQLAFADANQFFMCASLPVGEDLLTFLYAVHECENNSGEDVLYATDKAAMEACEIAEALDASKHFPDMSSWPIAKVAVLLLNPTRKKCLIEYSSDTKGVWSIIEKEFDAAASNSQSCNQSAGQESMNKGTFGALDGPYMLQQLAFTEVERRTGMKCSNLRLLDEDLTYSLSTKRTTTKLFVMEYEQTMKSNHVEKPLEELICRKWPSDSALNEQSCQHGNVEEQANSKSKMQKRTTKMSTPKQNRQAIKSIDTNSNNNCSTSKHRKNNKRIYKASRNTTSVNMEDQDDESPLRQKYSLIVVDAETSKLATKSRNTKEIAGGTSGGNIVIQTCVQMDKKKRQKQSICGDIIPDVFSTKAPSFDPVMENSANLEGQNMGVSEKSGGITENKNDQMYDSLQSIQKIRNDLLRKQHILEERSAQCEMDIQTILSEGKMTPSVISIIDKYKKTSSNMAEVANSSCYGDGGQTLTKRMRLREALRLRNKCHELDEICRGSNWILPRYSVIPSVADGMFNACVHLRGLDFDMRINGGRRMTPYEARCSAAANMIIELRKRAEEE, from the exons ATGCGATGCGATGCGAAAGAgatggcggcgtcggcgtggCCTCGCGTTCGGCGATGCATGGCCGCAGGGGGGGCGCACGCCTGGGCGGCGGGCCGCGTCCCCCCCGCGTGCGGTCGACGGCGCGGAGGCAAG ATTCACACAGCTGTTGTTCTGTACAATTACTACCACAGAAAGCTGTCTCCCCAGCTTGCTTTCGCTGATGCCAACCAATTTTTTATGTGCGCTTCTCTCCCTGTTGGAGAAGATTTGCTCACGTTCTTGTATGCGGTCCATGAGTGTGAAAATAATTCTGGGGAGGATGTGCTCTATGCTACCGACAAAGCAGCCATGGAAGCTTGTGAGATTGCTGAAGCACTCGATGCAAGTAAACATTTTCCAGACATGTCATCGTGGCCAATAGCGAAAGTTGCTGTGCTTCTTCTCAAcccaacaagaaaaaaatgtttgattGAGTACAGTTCTGATACCAAAGGTGTTTGGTCAATTATCGAGAAGGAATTTGATGCAGCAGCTAGTAATTCACAAAGTTGCAACCAGTCAGCAGGCCAGGAATCGATGAATAAAGGGACCTTTGGTGCTTTGGATGGTCCATATATGCTTCAGCAATTAGCGTTTACAGAGGTGGAGCGTAGAACAG GTATGAAATGCTCAAACTTGCGTCTTCTCGATGAAGATTTGACATACTCATTGAGTACAAAAAGGACGACAACCAAGTTATTCGTCATGGAGTACGAACAAACCATGAAAAGCAACCATGTGGAAAAGCCTCTAGAAGAGTTGATTTGCAG GAAGTGGCCTTCTGATTCTGCACTAAACGAACAATCATGTCAACATGGAAATGTGGAAGAGCAAGCGAATAGCAAGTCTAAGATGCAAAAACGAACTACGAAAATGTCTACACCAAAGCAAAACAGACAGGCAATAAAATCAATTGATACCAATAGCAACAACAACTGCAGCACCAGCAAGCACaggaaaaacaacaaaagaatatATAAAGCCTCTAGGAATACAACTTCTGTCAACATGGAGGATCAGGATGATGAGAGCCCATTGAGACAAAAGTATTCACTCATTGTTGTTGATGCAGAAACTTCAAAACTAGCGACTAAGTCTAGAAATACAAAAGAAATAGCAGGAGGAACAAGCGGAGGAAATATAGTTATACAAACCT GTGTTCAAAtggacaagaaaaaaagacagaaGCAGTCTATATGTGGTGACATTATCCCAGATGTATTCTCAACAAAG GCTCCAAGTTTTGACCCTGTAATGGAGAACAGTGCTAATTTGGAAGGTCAAAACATGGGGGTTTCAGAAAAATCAG GAGGCATCACGGAGAACAAGAATGACCAGATGTATGATTCACTACAATCAATTCAGAAAATACGGAATGATCTT CTTCGCAAGCAACACATACTTGAAGAACGTAGTGCCCAATGTGAGATGGACATTCAAACAATCCTGAGTG AAGGGAAAATGACACCATCTGTGATATCAATAATAGACAAATATAAGAAAACTAGCTCAAATATGGCGGAAGTTGCCAATTCATCTTGCTATGGAGATGGTGGTCAAACCTTGACAAAGAGGATGAGATTGAGGGAGGCACTCCGCCTACGCAATAAATGCCAT GAGCTAGATGAGATATGTCGTGGCAGCAACTGGATACTCCCCAGATATTCAGTAATACCTTCCGTAGCAGATG GAATGTTCAACGCTTGTGTACATCTTAGGGGCTTGGATTTTGACATGAGAATCAACGGCGGTCGTCGTATGACCCCGTACGAAGCAAGGTGCTCCGCGGCTGCCAATATGATAATCGAGCTTCGGAAGAGGGCAGAGGAAGAATAG
- the LOC104582746 gene encoding uncharacterized protein LOC104582746 isoform X2 yields MRCDAKEMAASAWPRVRRCMAAGGAHAWAAGRVPPACGRRRGGKIHTAVVLYNYYHRKLSPQLAFADANQFFMCASLPVGEDLLTFLYAVHECENNSGEDVLYATDKAAMEACEIAEALDASKHFPDMSSWPIAKVAVLLLNPTRKKCLIEYSSDTKGVWSIIEKEFDAAASNSQSCNQSAGQESMNKGTFGALDGPYMLQQLAFTEVERRTDLTYSLSTKRTTTKLFVMEYEQTMKSNHVEKPLEELICSMSGPLFVNDLFPRTSSVIEYFHILPYKQILLQLLHRKWPSDSALNEQSCQHGNVEEQANSKSKMQKRTTKMSTPKQNRQAIKSIDTNSNNNCSTSKHRKNNKRIYKASRNTTSVNMEDQDDESPLRQKYSLIVVDAETSKLATKSRNTKEIAGGTSGGNIVIQTCVQMDKKKRQKQSICGDIIPDVFSTKAPSFDPVMENSANLEGQNMGVSEKSGGITENKNDQMYDSLQSIQKIRNDLLRKQHILEERSAQCEMDIQTILSEGKMTPSVISIIDKYKKTSSNMAEVANSSCYGDGGQTLTKRMRLREALRLRNKCHELDEICRGSNWILPRYSVIPSVADGMFNACVHLRGLDFDMRINGGRRMTPYEARCSAAANMIIELRKRAEEE; encoded by the exons ATGCGATGCGATGCGAAAGAgatggcggcgtcggcgtggCCTCGCGTTCGGCGATGCATGGCCGCAGGGGGGGCGCACGCCTGGGCGGCGGGCCGCGTCCCCCCCGCGTGCGGTCGACGGCGCGGAGGCAAG ATTCACACAGCTGTTGTTCTGTACAATTACTACCACAGAAAGCTGTCTCCCCAGCTTGCTTTCGCTGATGCCAACCAATTTTTTATGTGCGCTTCTCTCCCTGTTGGAGAAGATTTGCTCACGTTCTTGTATGCGGTCCATGAGTGTGAAAATAATTCTGGGGAGGATGTGCTCTATGCTACCGACAAAGCAGCCATGGAAGCTTGTGAGATTGCTGAAGCACTCGATGCAAGTAAACATTTTCCAGACATGTCATCGTGGCCAATAGCGAAAGTTGCTGTGCTTCTTCTCAAcccaacaagaaaaaaatgtttgattGAGTACAGTTCTGATACCAAAGGTGTTTGGTCAATTATCGAGAAGGAATTTGATGCAGCAGCTAGTAATTCACAAAGTTGCAACCAGTCAGCAGGCCAGGAATCGATGAATAAAGGGACCTTTGGTGCTTTGGATGGTCCATATATGCTTCAGCAATTAGCGTTTACAGAGGTGGAGCGTAGAACAG ATTTGACATACTCATTGAGTACAAAAAGGACGACAACCAAGTTATTCGTCATGGAGTACGAACAAACCATGAAAAGCAACCATGTGGAAAAGCCTCTAGAAGAGTTGATTTGCAG TATGAGTGGTCCTTTATTTGTAAATGATCTATTTCCTAGAACATCTTCTGTAATTGAGTACTTTCACATCCTCCCATATAAGCAGATTTTGCTTCAACTTCTGCACAG GAAGTGGCCTTCTGATTCTGCACTAAACGAACAATCATGTCAACATGGAAATGTGGAAGAGCAAGCGAATAGCAAGTCTAAGATGCAAAAACGAACTACGAAAATGTCTACACCAAAGCAAAACAGACAGGCAATAAAATCAATTGATACCAATAGCAACAACAACTGCAGCACCAGCAAGCACaggaaaaacaacaaaagaatatATAAAGCCTCTAGGAATACAACTTCTGTCAACATGGAGGATCAGGATGATGAGAGCCCATTGAGACAAAAGTATTCACTCATTGTTGTTGATGCAGAAACTTCAAAACTAGCGACTAAGTCTAGAAATACAAAAGAAATAGCAGGAGGAACAAGCGGAGGAAATATAGTTATACAAACCT GTGTTCAAAtggacaagaaaaaaagacagaaGCAGTCTATATGTGGTGACATTATCCCAGATGTATTCTCAACAAAG GCTCCAAGTTTTGACCCTGTAATGGAGAACAGTGCTAATTTGGAAGGTCAAAACATGGGGGTTTCAGAAAAATCAG GAGGCATCACGGAGAACAAGAATGACCAGATGTATGATTCACTACAATCAATTCAGAAAATACGGAATGATCTT CTTCGCAAGCAACACATACTTGAAGAACGTAGTGCCCAATGTGAGATGGACATTCAAACAATCCTGAGTG AAGGGAAAATGACACCATCTGTGATATCAATAATAGACAAATATAAGAAAACTAGCTCAAATATGGCGGAAGTTGCCAATTCATCTTGCTATGGAGATGGTGGTCAAACCTTGACAAAGAGGATGAGATTGAGGGAGGCACTCCGCCTACGCAATAAATGCCAT GAGCTAGATGAGATATGTCGTGGCAGCAACTGGATACTCCCCAGATATTCAGTAATACCTTCCGTAGCAGATG GAATGTTCAACGCTTGTGTACATCTTAGGGGCTTGGATTTTGACATGAGAATCAACGGCGGTCGTCGTATGACCCCGTACGAAGCAAGGTGCTCCGCGGCTGCCAATATGATAATCGAGCTTCGGAAGAGGGCAGAGGAAGAATAG
- the LOC104582746 gene encoding uncharacterized protein LOC104582746 isoform X1, which yields MRCDAKEMAASAWPRVRRCMAAGGAHAWAAGRVPPACGRRRGGKIHTAVVLYNYYHRKLSPQLAFADANQFFMCASLPVGEDLLTFLYAVHECENNSGEDVLYATDKAAMEACEIAEALDASKHFPDMSSWPIAKVAVLLLNPTRKKCLIEYSSDTKGVWSIIEKEFDAAASNSQSCNQSAGQESMNKGTFGALDGPYMLQQLAFTEVERRTGMKCSNLRLLDEDLTYSLSTKRTTTKLFVMEYEQTMKSNHVEKPLEELICSMSGPLFVNDLFPRTSSVIEYFHILPYKQILLQLLHRKWPSDSALNEQSCQHGNVEEQANSKSKMQKRTTKMSTPKQNRQAIKSIDTNSNNNCSTSKHRKNNKRIYKASRNTTSVNMEDQDDESPLRQKYSLIVVDAETSKLATKSRNTKEIAGGTSGGNIVIQTCVQMDKKKRQKQSICGDIIPDVFSTKAPSFDPVMENSANLEGQNMGVSEKSGGITENKNDQMYDSLQSIQKIRNDLLRKQHILEERSAQCEMDIQTILSEGKMTPSVISIIDKYKKTSSNMAEVANSSCYGDGGQTLTKRMRLREALRLRNKCHELDEICRGSNWILPRYSVIPSVADGMFNACVHLRGLDFDMRINGGRRMTPYEARCSAAANMIIELRKRAEEE from the exons ATGCGATGCGATGCGAAAGAgatggcggcgtcggcgtggCCTCGCGTTCGGCGATGCATGGCCGCAGGGGGGGCGCACGCCTGGGCGGCGGGCCGCGTCCCCCCCGCGTGCGGTCGACGGCGCGGAGGCAAG ATTCACACAGCTGTTGTTCTGTACAATTACTACCACAGAAAGCTGTCTCCCCAGCTTGCTTTCGCTGATGCCAACCAATTTTTTATGTGCGCTTCTCTCCCTGTTGGAGAAGATTTGCTCACGTTCTTGTATGCGGTCCATGAGTGTGAAAATAATTCTGGGGAGGATGTGCTCTATGCTACCGACAAAGCAGCCATGGAAGCTTGTGAGATTGCTGAAGCACTCGATGCAAGTAAACATTTTCCAGACATGTCATCGTGGCCAATAGCGAAAGTTGCTGTGCTTCTTCTCAAcccaacaagaaaaaaatgtttgattGAGTACAGTTCTGATACCAAAGGTGTTTGGTCAATTATCGAGAAGGAATTTGATGCAGCAGCTAGTAATTCACAAAGTTGCAACCAGTCAGCAGGCCAGGAATCGATGAATAAAGGGACCTTTGGTGCTTTGGATGGTCCATATATGCTTCAGCAATTAGCGTTTACAGAGGTGGAGCGTAGAACAG GTATGAAATGCTCAAACTTGCGTCTTCTCGATGAAGATTTGACATACTCATTGAGTACAAAAAGGACGACAACCAAGTTATTCGTCATGGAGTACGAACAAACCATGAAAAGCAACCATGTGGAAAAGCCTCTAGAAGAGTTGATTTGCAG TATGAGTGGTCCTTTATTTGTAAATGATCTATTTCCTAGAACATCTTCTGTAATTGAGTACTTTCACATCCTCCCATATAAGCAGATTTTGCTTCAACTTCTGCACAG GAAGTGGCCTTCTGATTCTGCACTAAACGAACAATCATGTCAACATGGAAATGTGGAAGAGCAAGCGAATAGCAAGTCTAAGATGCAAAAACGAACTACGAAAATGTCTACACCAAAGCAAAACAGACAGGCAATAAAATCAATTGATACCAATAGCAACAACAACTGCAGCACCAGCAAGCACaggaaaaacaacaaaagaatatATAAAGCCTCTAGGAATACAACTTCTGTCAACATGGAGGATCAGGATGATGAGAGCCCATTGAGACAAAAGTATTCACTCATTGTTGTTGATGCAGAAACTTCAAAACTAGCGACTAAGTCTAGAAATACAAAAGAAATAGCAGGAGGAACAAGCGGAGGAAATATAGTTATACAAACCT GTGTTCAAAtggacaagaaaaaaagacagaaGCAGTCTATATGTGGTGACATTATCCCAGATGTATTCTCAACAAAG GCTCCAAGTTTTGACCCTGTAATGGAGAACAGTGCTAATTTGGAAGGTCAAAACATGGGGGTTTCAGAAAAATCAG GAGGCATCACGGAGAACAAGAATGACCAGATGTATGATTCACTACAATCAATTCAGAAAATACGGAATGATCTT CTTCGCAAGCAACACATACTTGAAGAACGTAGTGCCCAATGTGAGATGGACATTCAAACAATCCTGAGTG AAGGGAAAATGACACCATCTGTGATATCAATAATAGACAAATATAAGAAAACTAGCTCAAATATGGCGGAAGTTGCCAATTCATCTTGCTATGGAGATGGTGGTCAAACCTTGACAAAGAGGATGAGATTGAGGGAGGCACTCCGCCTACGCAATAAATGCCAT GAGCTAGATGAGATATGTCGTGGCAGCAACTGGATACTCCCCAGATATTCAGTAATACCTTCCGTAGCAGATG GAATGTTCAACGCTTGTGTACATCTTAGGGGCTTGGATTTTGACATGAGAATCAACGGCGGTCGTCGTATGACCCCGTACGAAGCAAGGTGCTCCGCGGCTGCCAATATGATAATCGAGCTTCGGAAGAGGGCAGAGGAAGAATAG
- the LOC104582746 gene encoding uncharacterized protein LOC104582746 isoform X5, producing MCASLPVGEDLLTFLYAVHECENNSGEDVLYATDKAAMEACEIAEALDASKHFPDMSSWPIAKVAVLLLNPTRKKCLIEYSSDTKGVWSIIEKEFDAAASNSQSCNQSAGQESMNKGTFGALDGPYMLQQLAFTEVERRTGMKCSNLRLLDEDLTYSLSTKRTTTKLFVMEYEQTMKSNHVEKPLEELICSMSGPLFVNDLFPRTSSVIEYFHILPYKQILLQLLHRKWPSDSALNEQSCQHGNVEEQANSKSKMQKRTTKMSTPKQNRQAIKSIDTNSNNNCSTSKHRKNNKRIYKASRNTTSVNMEDQDDESPLRQKYSLIVVDAETSKLATKSRNTKEIAGGTSGGNIVIQTCVQMDKKKRQKQSICGDIIPDVFSTKAPSFDPVMENSANLEGQNMGVSEKSGGITENKNDQMYDSLQSIQKIRNDLLRKQHILEERSAQCEMDIQTILSEGKMTPSVISIIDKYKKTSSNMAEVANSSCYGDGGQTLTKRMRLREALRLRNKCHELDEICRGSNWILPRYSVIPSVADGMFNACVHLRGLDFDMRINGGRRMTPYEARCSAAANMIIELRKRAEEE from the exons ATGTGCGCTTCTCTCCCTGTTGGAGAAGATTTGCTCACGTTCTTGTATGCGGTCCATGAGTGTGAAAATAATTCTGGGGAGGATGTGCTCTATGCTACCGACAAAGCAGCCATGGAAGCTTGTGAGATTGCTGAAGCACTCGATGCAAGTAAACATTTTCCAGACATGTCATCGTGGCCAATAGCGAAAGTTGCTGTGCTTCTTCTCAAcccaacaagaaaaaaatgtttgattGAGTACAGTTCTGATACCAAAGGTGTTTGGTCAATTATCGAGAAGGAATTTGATGCAGCAGCTAGTAATTCACAAAGTTGCAACCAGTCAGCAGGCCAGGAATCGATGAATAAAGGGACCTTTGGTGCTTTGGATGGTCCATATATGCTTCAGCAATTAGCGTTTACAGAGGTGGAGCGTAGAACAG GTATGAAATGCTCAAACTTGCGTCTTCTCGATGAAGATTTGACATACTCATTGAGTACAAAAAGGACGACAACCAAGTTATTCGTCATGGAGTACGAACAAACCATGAAAAGCAACCATGTGGAAAAGCCTCTAGAAGAGTTGATTTGCAG TATGAGTGGTCCTTTATTTGTAAATGATCTATTTCCTAGAACATCTTCTGTAATTGAGTACTTTCACATCCTCCCATATAAGCAGATTTTGCTTCAACTTCTGCACAG GAAGTGGCCTTCTGATTCTGCACTAAACGAACAATCATGTCAACATGGAAATGTGGAAGAGCAAGCGAATAGCAAGTCTAAGATGCAAAAACGAACTACGAAAATGTCTACACCAAAGCAAAACAGACAGGCAATAAAATCAATTGATACCAATAGCAACAACAACTGCAGCACCAGCAAGCACaggaaaaacaacaaaagaatatATAAAGCCTCTAGGAATACAACTTCTGTCAACATGGAGGATCAGGATGATGAGAGCCCATTGAGACAAAAGTATTCACTCATTGTTGTTGATGCAGAAACTTCAAAACTAGCGACTAAGTCTAGAAATACAAAAGAAATAGCAGGAGGAACAAGCGGAGGAAATATAGTTATACAAACCT GTGTTCAAAtggacaagaaaaaaagacagaaGCAGTCTATATGTGGTGACATTATCCCAGATGTATTCTCAACAAAG GCTCCAAGTTTTGACCCTGTAATGGAGAACAGTGCTAATTTGGAAGGTCAAAACATGGGGGTTTCAGAAAAATCAG GAGGCATCACGGAGAACAAGAATGACCAGATGTATGATTCACTACAATCAATTCAGAAAATACGGAATGATCTT CTTCGCAAGCAACACATACTTGAAGAACGTAGTGCCCAATGTGAGATGGACATTCAAACAATCCTGAGTG AAGGGAAAATGACACCATCTGTGATATCAATAATAGACAAATATAAGAAAACTAGCTCAAATATGGCGGAAGTTGCCAATTCATCTTGCTATGGAGATGGTGGTCAAACCTTGACAAAGAGGATGAGATTGAGGGAGGCACTCCGCCTACGCAATAAATGCCAT GAGCTAGATGAGATATGTCGTGGCAGCAACTGGATACTCCCCAGATATTCAGTAATACCTTCCGTAGCAGATG GAATGTTCAACGCTTGTGTACATCTTAGGGGCTTGGATTTTGACATGAGAATCAACGGCGGTCGTCGTATGACCCCGTACGAAGCAAGGTGCTCCGCGGCTGCCAATATGATAATCGAGCTTCGGAAGAGGGCAGAGGAAGAATAG